A genomic window from Cytophagia bacterium CHB2 includes:
- a CDS encoding F0F1 ATP synthase subunit gamma (produces ATP from ADP in the presence of a proton gradient across the membrane; the gamma chain is a regulatory subunit) — translation MATLRDIKRRIGSVKSTQQITKAMKLVAAAKLRRAQERMLKARPYARNLDEILGHVSAKVDPGLHPLLTVHEEPKHIAFVVITGDRGLAGA, via the coding sequence ATGGCGACGTTACGCGACATTAAACGCCGGATTGGCAGCGTCAAGAGCACGCAGCAAATCACCAAAGCCATGAAGCTGGTGGCGGCCGCCAAGTTGCGGCGCGCGCAAGAGCGCATGCTGAAGGCGCGGCCGTATGCGCGCAATCTCGACGAAATTTTGGGCCACGTCAGCGCGAAAGTCGATCCGGGCTTGCACCCGCTGCTCACCGTTCACGAGGAGCCCAAGCACATTGCCTTTGTCGTGATCACCGGCGATCGCGGGCTGGCGGGCGCGT